One stretch of Alcaligenes faecalis DNA includes these proteins:
- a CDS encoding SDR family oxidoreductase, whose translation MTVEKVALISAGGSGMGAAAARRLAQDGYRVAILSSSGKGEALAKELSGIGLTGSNQSNEDLQRLVDLTMQRWGRIDALVSSAGHGPRGPVLEISDEDWHTGMDVYFLNAVRPARLVAPIMAAQGGGAIVNISTAWAFEPAEMFPTSAVFRAGLASFTKIFADSYAAKNVRMNNVLPGWIDSLPATEERRESVPMGRYGKAEEIAATIAFLLSDGAGYITGQNIKVDGGLTRSV comes from the coding sequence ATGACTGTAGAAAAAGTAGCACTTATTAGCGCAGGCGGCTCGGGCATGGGCGCCGCAGCGGCCCGCAGGCTGGCTCAAGATGGCTACCGCGTCGCCATCCTGTCCTCCTCCGGCAAGGGCGAAGCCTTGGCAAAAGAGTTAAGCGGTATAGGTCTGACAGGATCGAATCAATCCAACGAGGACTTGCAGCGACTGGTGGACCTGACCATGCAACGCTGGGGGCGTATCGACGCCTTGGTCAGCTCCGCCGGACATGGCCCGCGAGGCCCGGTTCTGGAGATCAGCGACGAAGACTGGCACACAGGCATGGACGTCTACTTTCTGAATGCCGTACGTCCCGCACGACTGGTGGCCCCCATTATGGCCGCGCAAGGTGGCGGGGCTATTGTGAATATTTCTACAGCCTGGGCGTTTGAGCCTGCGGAGATGTTCCCTACTTCCGCCGTATTCCGCGCCGGGCTGGCCAGCTTCACCAAGATTTTTGCGGACAGCTATGCAGCCAAGAATGTACGCATGAACAACGTGCTGCCTGGCTGGATTGATAGCCTGCCTGCAACCGAAGAACGGCGAGAGAGCGTGCCTATGGGACGCTATGGCAAAGCCGAGGAAATTGCGGCGACGATTGCGTTCTTGTTGTCGGATGGAGCTGGCTACATTACGGGCCAGAACATCAAGGTGGATGGTGGGCTGACCCGGTCGGTGTGA
- a CDS encoding LysR substrate-binding domain-containing protein, whose translation MTKSRRSLPPLNALRAFEVSGRRLSFRAAADELGVTQGAVAQQVRALEEHLGLALFQRHPRGLQLTLAGAAYLAEVTRAFDTLAEATGRLLVRPDSVTISVTPTVAAKLLIPRLGDLQAMLPDVELRTVATEALSDFERDQVDIAVRLTRPPFAADLEAQLLFRQDLVAVASPQLVGNAALPLSLEQLRSLPLLHDAQGHWATFLKTSGKLPGAVFNQTTLALDAAIAGQGVALACKAFVATDLATGRLVQVAEAGTLGADFYLVRKRSVSARESVEAVWDWCLHRLLLPQDLATRRFEAGGARDCPVYR comes from the coding sequence ATGACCAAATCTCGCCGCTCCTTGCCTCCGCTCAATGCCTTGCGTGCTTTTGAAGTGTCTGGCCGTCGTTTGAGTTTCCGTGCCGCAGCGGATGAGCTGGGTGTGACTCAAGGTGCTGTCGCCCAGCAAGTCCGGGCCTTGGAAGAACATCTGGGGCTGGCGCTGTTTCAGCGTCATCCGCGTGGCTTGCAACTGACTTTGGCGGGCGCTGCCTATCTGGCCGAGGTAACTCGTGCTTTCGATACCCTGGCGGAGGCGACAGGGCGTTTGTTGGTGCGACCCGATTCGGTGACGATCAGTGTGACGCCTACCGTTGCTGCCAAACTATTGATCCCTCGCCTGGGGGATTTGCAAGCGATGTTGCCTGATGTGGAGTTGCGCACGGTAGCAACCGAAGCCTTGTCGGACTTCGAGCGTGATCAGGTCGATATCGCTGTACGCCTTACTCGCCCCCCGTTTGCGGCGGACCTGGAGGCACAGTTGCTGTTTCGTCAGGATTTAGTGGCTGTGGCCAGCCCCCAATTAGTGGGTAATGCCGCTCTTCCTTTGTCGTTGGAGCAGTTACGCTCTCTGCCCTTATTGCATGATGCGCAAGGTCATTGGGCTACGTTTCTGAAAACCAGTGGCAAGTTACCGGGGGCGGTATTTAATCAGACAACATTGGCTTTGGATGCGGCGATCGCGGGTCAAGGTGTGGCGTTGGCGTGCAAGGCTTTTGTGGCGACAGACCTGGCAACAGGCCGCTTGGTGCAGGTGGCGGAGGCGGGGACTTTGGGGGCGGATTTCTACTTGGTGCGCAAGCGCTCGGTATCGGCCCGAGAGTCTGTTGAGGCTGTTTGGGATTGGTGTCTGCATAGACTGTTGTTGCCTCAAGATCTGGCTACTCGGCGATTTGAAGCCGGAGGCGCTAG